In Amycolatopsis sp. FBCC-B4732, the genomic stretch CGTCGAGGATGAGCAGGCCGATCGGGATCATCACCAGGCCGGCGATGATGCCGCGGATCGCGCCGAACAACATCTTCTCCACCGCCACCAGGCGGATCGACAGCGGCGCCAGCAGCCTGTCCTCGATCTCCCTGGTCACCGAGAAGTCCAGCACCAGCGGGAGCGCGGTGTTCTGCAGCGCGCCGGTGAACGCGTTCATCGCGACCATGCCGGGCAGCAGGATCTGCGCGTACCCGGCGCCCGCGTACCCGATCTGCGAGAGCACCTTGCCGAAGATGAACAGCAGGAACAGCGGCTGGATCAGCATCTGCGCCAGGAAGGGCAGCAGCTCGCGCCCGGTGACGAAGAAGTCGCGGCCGAGCACGGCGAAGAACGCGCGGGCCTGGCCGGGGTTGCCGGCCTGGCCGGTCCCGGTGCCGATCCCGGGCTGCGGGGTGAGCGTCGTGGCGGTCATCGGAGGTCCCGTCCGGTGATGGAGATGAACACGTCTTCGAGGGTGGGCTTGCCGAACGAAATCCCGGTGACCTCGCACCGCTCGCGGCCCAGCACGGCCAGCACGCCGGGCAGCAGCGACGCCGGTTCCGCTTCGGTGTAGAGGCGGAACTGGACGGCGCTCTCGTCGGCCGCGGCCCGGCCGGTCGCGGCGAGCCGCTCGACCCGGACGACGGCGGGCACCAGCTCCAGCTCCTTGCCGACGGCTTCGGCGGGCGCGTCGGCCAGCGTGACGCCCACGGTGAGCGTCGTGTTGCCCGGCAGCGACCGGGTCAGCGCCTCGGTCGTGTCGAGGGCCAGCAGCTTGCCGTGGTCGACGATGCCGACCCGGTCGCACAGCTTGGCCGCCTCGTCCATGTCGTGCGTGGTGACGACGACGGTGACGCCCTCGGCCGTCAGCTCGGCGACGCGCTCGTGCACGAACAGCCGCGACTGCGGGTCCAGCCCGGTCGCCGGCTCGTCGAGGAACATCACCTTCGGCTTGTGCATCAGGGCCCGGGCGATCATCACGCGCTGGGCCTGGCCGCCGGACATCTCGTCCACCCTGGCCTTCGCCCGCGGGCCGAGGCCCATCCACTCGATCAGCTCGTCGGCCCGGCGGTGCCGCTGCGCCCGCCCCATGCCGTGGTAAGCGGCGTGGAACAGCAGGTTCTGCCGCACCGTCAGCGACTGGTCGAGGTTGTTGCGCTGGGGCACCACGGCCAGCACCTGGCGGGCCGCGGTCGCGTCCTTGACGACGTCGATCCCGGCCACCTCGGCCCGCCCGGACGTCGGCAGCGCGCGCGTGGTCAGCATGCTGACCGTCGTCGTCTTGCCCGCGCCGTTGGGACCCAGCAGGCCGAAGACCTCGCCCGCGGCGATCGTGAAGCCGAGGCCGTCGACCGCAGGCCGTTCTGCTTTCGGGTACCTCTTCACGAGGTCCCGCACCACCACAGCGTCCTGCACGCTGGTCCTCCAGGAAATCACCGGGCGCGCGGCCCGGGAGGGATCGGAAAGTGCGCATACGGGGGTGAGGAAGGGCCGTGGTGCTGGGGGACAACCTCGGCCCTTCCCCACAGGCGGCTGGTTCGAGGAACCAGCGAGCCGGAAAGCGCGCCCGGGCCGCGGGGGCCCGGGCGCGAAGTCGTCAGGAGACGCGCTTGAGGTGCCGCTCGAGCTCGTCGGCCGCGCGGACGGCGCCGCCGGCCGCGCGCACCTTCGCGCCCATCGCCGCGACCGCGGACCGGATCCGCTCGTCGCCCGCGGTGGTCTGCACCGCTTCGCGCAGCAGCTCCGGAGTGGGCTCCTGGCCGGCCAGGCTGGTGCCCAGGCCGAGCTCGGCGACGCGCTGGGCCACCGCGGCCTGCTCGACGCTCTGCGGCAGCGACACCATCGGCGTGTCGAAGTACAGCGCCTCCATCGTCCCGCCCATGCCGGAGTGGGTGATGAAGGCCGAAGCGTGCTTCAGCACCGCCAGCTGCGGCACCGCGGCGTGCGCCTCGACGTTCGGCGGCAGCTCCCCGAGCTCCGCCTGGTCGAGCGTGCCGACCGACAGCACCACGTGCCAGTCCTCGCCCGTGAACGCCGCCACGACGGCCCGGAAGAAGTCCGGGCGGTCGTTGAACGCCGTGCCGAGCGAAACCAGCAGCACGGGCTTGCCGTCCGACGGCGGCTGCCAGTCGCCCTGGAACGTCCGGTCGCCCAGGCACGGGCCGATGAACGCGAAGTGGTCGTCGAACGTTTCGCCGTGGTACTGGAACTCCTTCGCCACGAACGCGAGCGCGAACTCCTCGCGGCCGATGGCGAAGTCGGCGGGGGTGATCTCCGGGACGCCGTGCGCCGCGGTCAGTTCCGCGATCTTCTCGCGGAAGGCCACGCGGGCCGGGTGCTCCTCGCTGAAACCGTTTTCTTCCCCGAGGAACTTCGCCAGCGACCACTCGTCGTTGTAGGCGAAGGACGGGAACAGCTCCACCGCGGGCACGCCCCACTTCGCGGCGAGCACCCGCCCGGTCGCGTAGACCGTGCGGTCGTACAGGATCAGGTCCGGCACGTCGTCGGCGAAGGCCGCTTCGAACACCGGGATGGTCGCGGTGCTCTCCATGACCAGCACCAGCGGCAGCCAGGCGGCGAAGTCGGCGGGCGGGTCCTCGGTGCGCGGCTTCGGCGTCAGGGACGACTCGTAGCGCAGGACCCGTGCTCCCGTCGGTGCCACGAGGTCGGCGAACTGGTCCGTGGTGGCGAAGGTGACGCGGTGACCGCGGCGGACCAGCTCGGCGGCCACGTCCAGCGTCGGCATGACGTGCCCGTACGCGGGGATGTTCAGCAGCGCGATGTGTGCCATGGGAAAGCTCCTCGGAGTGCGGTGGTCGGCCGGGGGCCCTCAGGCACGCAGGTCGTGCTTGCGGGTGTAGTAGGCCATGAAGCCGATGAGCCCGCCGAGGACCACGATCCACTGCACGGTCGTCACCAGGTTGATGTCGTCGAGCGGCAGGGAGTAGGCGAGCACGACGCGGACGACCGCGTCGACGATCATGCCGACACCGAAGACCACCGTCAGCAGGCGCAGGCCGTGGCGCATCTTGGGCTCGGTGTCCCAGCGGCGCTCCCAGACCTCGGCGCCGGCGCCGCCCCGCTTGGTGCGGGCGATGCTGACCCCGGCGTGCAGGAAGAACGGCTTTTCGAAGAACAGCGTGATCAGCATCCAGATGCCGAACATGGCCGTGAGCCAGCCGTCCTTGGCGAAGAAGAACCGTGCGTCGCCGGAAATCAGGGAAACCGCGGTGCCGATGACCATCATCGTCACCATGAAGAGGCCGAGCCCGTCGATCTTGCGGTACCGGGCGAACACGTACACGGTGCGGACGACCGGGACGATGCCACCGATGATCGCGGCGGTCAACAGCGGAACGCCGTTCTGGCGCAGGATGTAGTAGACGGCGAGGGGGACGATCAGGTCGAATGCGGCGGAAGCGAACAGCGCCAGCCGCGGGTTCCGGGGTTCCGCGTGGGACTGCGTGCCCGCTTGGGTGCGCTGGATGCCGGCTTCGTTCATTGCTGCTCCTGGGTCATCGCGAGTTCGGTCGCGTTTCCGGTGCCATTCGCTTGCGTCGTGGCGCCGCTTGCGTTGACAACGGTAGTGTCGCGGTGCTGGTCGGCGTGAGCCTGTTAGACCGAACATAGGGGTATGGCTGGCTATACCCCTATGTGTGGCCTAAGCCGATTGTCTCCCCCCTCGGGGCGCCGCAGACTGGGACGACCTCGAGTGCGAGCGGACCCGATCGGGCCGCCCGGAGGGGATGGGGGACGCGATGAGCCGACCAGGAACACTCTCCCGTGGAGAGTATGATCTGCCGATGTCGTCGATTCCCCAGCGGAGCGTATCGGCCGTCCGGCGCGGCTTCGCCGGAATGGCACGACTGGTCGTTCTCGTGCTGTTCGCGGCCGCGCAGGTGTGCGTTCTCACGCTGCCCGCGGCGATCTGGCTGCCGGAATACGTCGCGGCCGCGGGGCTGACCGTGCTGGTCGCCATTCCCGCGTGCCGGGTGCTGCCCGTCCTTTCCCGGAAAAGCGCGCCGTCGCTCTACGGCCGCGCGATCGAATCGCCTTACCTCCCGTTGCCGGTGCTGGAACGCACCGAAAACGGGTGGTACTGGAACGGGTACGACTTCCACCGGTCCCGCTGGGTCTCCCTGGCCCAGCGCCGCGGCCGCTGGTTCTTCACCGACCCGGCCACCTGGCGCGACCTGTGCTGGCTGGTGGTCAACCCGCTGACCGGCGGGGTGGTGGCGGCCCTGCCGGTCGCGCTCGCCGCGTTCGGGGCGTTCCTGCTGGTCTCGCCGCTGACCGCGCCGCACCTGGCGACCGGCGAGTGGTACTTCCCGCTGCCCATGGACACGCCGGCCGGGGTCGCCGGGACCGCCGTCGCGGGGCTCGCGCTGCTGGTGCTGGGCCTGGTGGCCGCGCCCGGCGCGGTCAGCCTGCACGAGGCCTGGACGCGGTGGCTGCTGGCGCCCGACGAGCGCACGCTGCTGGCGCGGCGGGTGGAGCGGCTCTTCGCGACGCGGGCCGCGGCCATCGACGCGCAGGCCGCGGAGCTGCGGCGGATCGAGCGCGACCTGCACGACGGCGCCCAGGCGCGGCTGATCGCGATCGGCATGTCGCTCAGCACCGCCGAGATGCTGCTCGACACCGACCTCGACGAGGTCCGGCGGCAGCTGGCGGGCGCGCGTGACCTGTCCGCGGCCGCGCTGCGGGAGCTGCGGGGGCTGGTGCACGGCATCCAGCCGCCGATGCTCGCCGACCGCGGCCTCGGCGCCGCCCTCGAGGACCTCACGATGGACGCGCCGGTGCCCACCGACGTCGAGGTCGGCCTGATCGGCAGGCCGGACGCGGCACTGGAGTCGGCGGTCTACTTCTCCGTGGCCGAACTGCTGGCCAACGCGGCCAAGCACGCGGCCGCGAAGCGGGTGCGGGTCAGCGTCACCCACCGGCCGGGCGTCCTGCGGGTCGTCGTCGCCGACGACGGCAAGGGTGGCGCCGACTTCAGCCGCGGCAGCGGGCTCGCCGGGGTCCAGCGGCGGGTCGCGGCGTTCGACGGCGTCGTGGAAATCGACAGCCCGGCGGGCGGCCCGACCGAAATCACCATCCTCATTCCGTGCGTCCTGCCATCAGCCGAACAGTAAACTGATATCGGGGGATCGAAATGCGTCGTGGGATCGTGGTGTGCCTGTTCGCTCTCGTCACTTCTTTTTCGGTGGCCGGGTGCGACCATTTGATCGATCTGGGCTGTGCGGATCGGTCGTGCCATTTCAACCTCGTCAGCGGTGGCAAGGTCGACCTCGGCGGGCAGGAACTGGAAGTGCAGAAGGTCGACAACAATTCCGTGACCTTCCTGTCGAACGGGATCAGCGTCTCGCTGTTCCAGGGGGTCGACATCAATTTCCTCGGGTACCACCTGCACCTCGGGGAGATCCGCGGCGGCGAAGCCAGCTTGGACGTCACCCGGAATTAGCCGGGAGTTCGTCTCGCGGCCGCTCTGAACCGGTGAAGGCCCTGGTCAAGACAGGGGTTACGGTCCGTGCTGTAGTCACCTAGGTTGGTCGTCAATTGGACCAACATGCGGTGGGGGCGACCCTTTCGCGGGTTTCTGGGGTGACTATGCGTAATGATCTTCTTCGTGCGCGACCACGGTTGCGCACGGCGGCGGTCGTCCTGGCCGGCGTACTCCTGACGTCCGGTCTGGCGGCGGCCGGCGCCGCGGCCGATCCGGCCGCGAAGTTCTCGCCGAGGGTGCGGAGCCTCGTCGGCGAGCTGACGCTCGACGAGAAGCTTTCCCTGGTGCACGGCGGCACGGACCCGAACAGCGTCGGCGAAGCGGGGTACGTGCCCGGTGTGCCGCGCCTCGGCATCCCGTCGCTGCGGCTGGCGGACGGCTCCGCCGGGGTGCGCGTCGACAAGCCGTCGGTCGTCATGCCGGCGCCGGTTTCGCTCGCGTCCAGCTTCGACGAGTCGCTCGCCACCCGCTACGGCGCCGGCGTCGGCCGCGAAGCCCGGGCGCTGGGCACCGACGTGCTGCTGTCGCCGATGGTGAACACCATCCGGATCCCGTACGGCGGGCGCAACTTCGAGACTTTCAGCGAGGACCCGCTGGTGACGTCGCGGATCGCCGCGGCGGAGGTCAAGGGCATCGCGGGCCAGGGCACCATCCCGGTGGTCAAGCACCTCGCCGGCAACAACCAGGAGAACGACCGGCAGACGATCAACGTCCAGATGGACGACCAGACGCTGCACGAGGTCGAGCTGCCCGGGTTCGAGGCGGCGGTGAAGGCCGGCGCCGGCGCGGTGATGTGCTCGTACAACAACCTCAACGGGCCGTCCGCGTGCGCGAACGGCGACCTGCTGACCGGGATCCTGCGGGAGCAGCTGGCGTTCAAGGGCTGGGTGATGTCGGACTGGCGGATGTCGCTGACGCCCGACAGCCTGCCCAAGGGCCTCGACCAGGAGATGCCGGACGGCACGTACTTCGGCGACCAGCTCAAGACCGCGATCAGCGAGGGCAAGATCCCGCAGTCCGCTTTGGACACCGCGGTCGCGCGCATCCTCGGCCAGCTGGACCGGTTCCACCTGCTCGACAACCCGGCGCGCCCGGCGCGTGACCTGTCCGGCCTGACGGCGACCGCGCAGGACGTCGCCCAGGCCGGCGCGGTCCTGCTGCGCAACGAAAAGGCGGCGCTGCCGCTGAGCACCGCGAAGTCGGGCAAGGTCGCGGTGATCGGCTACAACGCGAAGACGCCGAAGCTCAACGGCGGCGGCAGCTCCCACGTGCTCCCGTCGGCCACGCCGGCCACCCCGCTGGACGTCATCAAGAAGCGCGCGGGCAGCACCACGACTTACACCACGGGCTACGACCCGGCGGGCGAGGTCGTCCCGGCGAACGCGCTGTCCCCGGCCTACACCCAGGGCGGCGGGCTGCCCGCCGGCGCGGAGGGCGTGTTCTACAACGGCACGATCACCGCGCCGGTCGAGGGCGACTACAGCATCCAGCTGCAGGCCACCGGCGGTGGCGGCTTCCTCCAGGTGGACGGCGCCGCGAGCGGCCTGTTCGGCGACTCCATCGCGACCGGCTACACCGGCATCACCGTGCACCTGACCGCGGGCCAGCACTCGCTGCTGCTCTACGGCTTCGCGGACTTCGTCAAGCCGCTGCAGGTGAACCTGCACTGGCTCACCCCCGTCGCGGCCACGGCCAAGATCGCCGAGGCGGTGGCGGCGGCCAAGCTGGCCACGACGCCGATCGTGTTCGCCTACGACGACAGCTCCGAGGGCCTCGACCGCCCGGACCTGTCGCTGCCGGGCTACCAGGACGAGCTGATCGACGCGGTCGCCACGGCCAACCCGCGCACGGTGGTCGTCCTGAACACGGCGTCCGCGGTGAAGATGCCGTGGCTGGCGAAGACGGCCGCGGTGCTGGAGATGTGGTACCCGGGCCAGAAGGGCGCGGAAGCGACGACGGCGCTGCTGTACGGCGACGCCAACCCGCAGGGCAAGCTGACCCAGACGTTCCCGGTGGACGAGGCCCACACGCTCGTCAGCGGCGAAGCCGGCCTGTACCCGGGCCAGGACGGCCAGGTGAAGTACACGGAGGGCGTCGACGTCGGCTACCGCTGGTACGCGGACAAGAAGGTGACCCCGCTCTTCCCGTTCGGCTACGGCCTTTCGTACACGTCGTTCGCCTACAGCGGCCTGACGGCCACGAACGCGTCGGACGGTGGTCTGGACGTGAAGGTGACGGTGCGGAACACGGGGACCCGGACGGGAACCGAGGTGGCCCAGGTGTTCCTCGGCCCGAGCCCGCAGGTGACGGCCCCGCAGGCCCCGACGGCGCTGGGTGGGTACGCGAAGGTGACGTTGACGGCGGGCGCGTACCGGACGTTGACCATCCACGTGGACCCGCGCCAGCTGAGCTACTGGGACTCGGCGGCGAAGGCGTGGAAGCGGGGAGGCGGGACGCGGTCGGTGAAGGCGGGTTCGTCTTCGGCGTCGCTGCCGCTGGGCACACAGGTCGCGGTGAACTGACGCTGACCGGACGGCCGGTGCTCCTTCGCGGGGCACCGGCCGGCTTCAAAGATGCGGCTTCGCCGGGGCGTGGGAAATCGGCGCCCCGGTGGTTGGCTTTTTGTGGTGATCGGCAGCGCCGATTCCCCACGCAACGATCATCGTCACCTTATCGAGTGATGAACATCTGGTCGATGGTCGGTAATCTTGTTGTGTGGAAAGAGAAGCGGTGTGGCAAGCGGACGCGGAGGCCTTGGCCGACCGCATCGTTTCGCTGCTCACCGTCGTGCGGTCTGCCGAGGCGGAAATTGGTGCGCTGCTGGTGGAAATCGAATCCCGTGGTGTCATGGAGTTGTTCGGGTATCGTTCTACTGCGCGGTTGTACGAGCACCTTGCCGATGTTCCCAAGTCTGCTGCCGAGCGTACCTTCGCCCGAGCCCAGGCTCTCCACCCCGGCCACAGTCTCGATGGCGCCGCCGCTCTGGCTCCCGCCACCGGTGTCGCCGCCCGTGACGGTTTGCTGAGCGCGCCGATGATCGACACCATCGTCGAGGCCGTGGCCCGGATTCCCGCCGAGCACCGCGATGCCGCCGAACGTGATCTGCTGGCCTTCGCCGCCGACGCCGGGCACAAGCAGGTCGCTGCCCTGGGCGCGCGGATCCTGGCCCACCTCGATCCCGATGGTGCCGAGCCCGAGGACACCGAGCCTGCCACCCCTGCCCGGGAACTCTCGTTGCGCCGTAAACGAACTGGTGTCTGGGAACTGTCCGGTCGGTTCGACGACGAGACCGGTACCCGCGCCAGTGCCCTGCTCGATGCGTTGGCCGAACGCCGGCACGCTGACGACGGCCCGGACTGGCGGTCCCCGCAGGAACGCTACGGCAACGCCTTTTCCGACGCGGTGGATCTGGCTCTCGATTCCCGGGATCTGCCGATGCAGGCGGGGGAACGTGCCCATGTCCTGGTCGCGGTGTCCCTGGCGGACCTGAAATCCGGTCTCGGGCAGGCGACCCTGGGCGACACCGGTTCGATGTCGGCGGCCGAGGCGCGGATTCATGCCTGCGACTGCAAGCTGATCCCCGCCGTGCTCGGCGC encodes the following:
- a CDS encoding ABC transporter permease, which translates into the protein MTATTLTPQPGIGTGTGQAGNPGQARAFFAVLGRDFFVTGRELLPFLAQMLIQPLFLLFIFGKVLSQIGYAGAGYAQILLPGMVAMNAFTGALQNTALPLVLDFSVTREIEDRLLAPLSIRLVAVEKMLFGAIRGIIAGLVMIPIGLLILDGVRWDVAALPGVAGVVALGSLAGAAVGMVLGTIVPPRHINLVFTILLVPLIFTGSGQFPWLSLSGLRWFQVICAANPLTYVSEALRRLVMPTQVQSIPLWISLVVMVAATMIFGVFGIRGFLKRALD
- a CDS encoding ABC transporter ATP-binding protein; its protein translation is MQDAVVVRDLVKRYPKAERPAVDGLGFTIAAGEVFGLLGPNGAGKTTTVSMLTTRALPTSGRAEVAGIDVVKDATAARQVLAVVPQRNNLDQSLTVRQNLLFHAAYHGMGRAQRHRRADELIEWMGLGPRAKARVDEMSGGQAQRVMIARALMHKPKVMFLDEPATGLDPQSRLFVHERVAELTAEGVTVVVTTHDMDEAAKLCDRVGIVDHGKLLALDTTEALTRSLPGNTTLTVGVTLADAPAEAVGKELELVPAVVRVERLAATGRAAADESAVQFRLYTEAEPASLLPGVLAVLGRERCEVTGISFGKPTLEDVFISITGRDLR
- a CDS encoding macrolide family glycosyltransferase; this translates as MAHIALLNIPAYGHVMPTLDVAAELVRRGHRVTFATTDQFADLVAPTGARVLRYESSLTPKPRTEDPPADFAAWLPLVLVMESTATIPVFEAAFADDVPDLILYDRTVYATGRVLAAKWGVPAVELFPSFAYNDEWSLAKFLGEENGFSEEHPARVAFREKIAELTAAHGVPEITPADFAIGREEFALAFVAKEFQYHGETFDDHFAFIGPCLGDRTFQGDWQPPSDGKPVLLVSLGTAFNDRPDFFRAVVAAFTGEDWHVVLSVGTLDQAELGELPPNVEAHAAVPQLAVLKHASAFITHSGMGGTMEALYFDTPMVSLPQSVEQAAVAQRVAELGLGTSLAGQEPTPELLREAVQTTAGDERIRSAVAAMGAKVRAAGGAVRAADELERHLKRVS
- a CDS encoding VC0807 family protein — translated: MNEAGIQRTQAGTQSHAEPRNPRLALFASAAFDLIVPLAVYYILRQNGVPLLTAAIIGGIVPVVRTVYVFARYRKIDGLGLFMVTMMVIGTAVSLISGDARFFFAKDGWLTAMFGIWMLITLFFEKPFFLHAGVSIARTKRGGAGAEVWERRWDTEPKMRHGLRLLTVVFGVGMIVDAVVRVVLAYSLPLDDINLVTTVQWIVVLGGLIGFMAYYTRKHDLRA
- a CDS encoding histidine kinase, translated to MSSIPQRSVSAVRRGFAGMARLVVLVLFAAAQVCVLTLPAAIWLPEYVAAAGLTVLVAIPACRVLPVLSRKSAPSLYGRAIESPYLPLPVLERTENGWYWNGYDFHRSRWVSLAQRRGRWFFTDPATWRDLCWLVVNPLTGGVVAALPVALAAFGAFLLVSPLTAPHLATGEWYFPLPMDTPAGVAGTAVAGLALLVLGLVAAPGAVSLHEAWTRWLLAPDERTLLARRVERLFATRAAAIDAQAAELRRIERDLHDGAQARLIAIGMSLSTAEMLLDTDLDEVRRQLAGARDLSAAALRELRGLVHGIQPPMLADRGLGAALEDLTMDAPVPTDVEVGLIGRPDAALESAVYFSVAELLANAAKHAAAKRVRVSVTHRPGVLRVVVADDGKGGADFSRGSGLAGVQRRVAAFDGVVEIDSPAGGPTEITILIPCVLPSAEQ
- a CDS encoding beta-glucosidase, with translation MRTAAVVLAGVLLTSGLAAAGAAADPAAKFSPRVRSLVGELTLDEKLSLVHGGTDPNSVGEAGYVPGVPRLGIPSLRLADGSAGVRVDKPSVVMPAPVSLASSFDESLATRYGAGVGREARALGTDVLLSPMVNTIRIPYGGRNFETFSEDPLVTSRIAAAEVKGIAGQGTIPVVKHLAGNNQENDRQTINVQMDDQTLHEVELPGFEAAVKAGAGAVMCSYNNLNGPSACANGDLLTGILREQLAFKGWVMSDWRMSLTPDSLPKGLDQEMPDGTYFGDQLKTAISEGKIPQSALDTAVARILGQLDRFHLLDNPARPARDLSGLTATAQDVAQAGAVLLRNEKAALPLSTAKSGKVAVIGYNAKTPKLNGGGSSHVLPSATPATPLDVIKKRAGSTTTYTTGYDPAGEVVPANALSPAYTQGGGLPAGAEGVFYNGTITAPVEGDYSIQLQATGGGGFLQVDGAASGLFGDSIATGYTGITVHLTAGQHSLLLYGFADFVKPLQVNLHWLTPVAATAKIAEAVAAAKLATTPIVFAYDDSSEGLDRPDLSLPGYQDELIDAVATANPRTVVVLNTASAVKMPWLAKTAAVLEMWYPGQKGAEATTALLYGDANPQGKLTQTFPVDEAHTLVSGEAGLYPGQDGQVKYTEGVDVGYRWYADKKVTPLFPFGYGLSYTSFAYSGLTATNASDGGLDVKVTVRNTGTRTGTEVAQVFLGPSPQVTAPQAPTALGGYAKVTLTAGAYRTLTIHVDPRQLSYWDSAAKAWKRGGGTRSVKAGSSSASLPLGTQVAVN
- a CDS encoding HNH endonuclease signature motif containing protein, yielding MEREAVWQADAEALADRIVSLLTVVRSAEAEIGALLVEIESRGVMELFGYRSTARLYEHLADVPKSAAERTFARAQALHPGHSLDGAAALAPATGVAARDGLLSAPMIDTIVEAVARIPAEHRDAAERDLLAFAADAGHKQVAALGARILAHLDPDGAEPEDTEPATPARELSLRRKRTGVWELSGRFDDETGTRASALLDALAERRHADDGPDWRSPQERYGNAFSDAVDLALDSRDLPMQAGERAHVLVAVSLADLKSGLGQATLGDTGSMSAAEARIHACDCKLIPAVLGAHNEPLDLGRARRLISPGLRRALFLRDRGCAFPGCHRPPRHCQGHHVRHWAEGGLTDLANLVLLCAHHHRLLHRSGWQVRIATDGLPEFLPPGFLDKRRKPRRNNLHQPLPFAA